One Klebsiella electrica genomic window, TTCCACTCGAAATTTGAGTTTTTGCCATTGCGCGCCTTTGAAGCGTCGTACCATACCGCGTTACAACTCTGTCTGCTGGCGGCCCGTTAAGCCGGTTTTTGCGCCAGCATGGTGGCAAAACGCAGTTTGATACGGTTGCCGTTGGCATCGGTGCGATGCAGTTCGCCCACCTCTTCGTTGTACCTGAGGAACGACCAGCCGGCGTAGTAGCGCCGCAGTTCCTCAGGTTTAAAGGCAAACGGGAACCCTACGGTGCAGGGATAATCGTCGGTGTCCATCGCCGCCACGATCAGGTTGTAGCCGCCCGGTCTGGTACAACGCTGCATATTGGCGATGAGTCCCGGAATGGTTTTCGCTTCAAGGAACATCAGCACCACGGTGGAGAGAATAAAGTCATATTCACCGTCGAAGCTTAAGCTATTCAGATCCTTGACCGCCGCCTGGAGATTGGTCAGATTTTCCTGCGCGCGAATGTTCTCCAGATTCTTGATGCTCATCGGGTTTTTATCCCACGCCGTCACCTCAAAGCCGTTCGCCGCCAGATAGAGGCTATTGCGCCCGTTGCCACACCCCAGATCCAGCGCCGTTCCCGGCGGCACCTGGGTCGCGGCATAGAGCACTTCCGAGTGGGTACGGGTCAGTCCGTATTTATCAGTAAAATAGTTTTCGTCACGGATAGTCATGGTGAGTCCTTAGTGTTGAATAATGTGGCCCGGTCGACGCGGATCAGTAATTTCCCCCGCATCAGCAGCAGAAACGTGCGTAGCAACAGCAGGCCAATAATCAGATTGGTAAAGATAAACAACGGGATTGATAAGTAATGGAAAAAGCCGTTCGGCTGGCTGTATCCAAGATGCAGCCCGGTGCTGGCCAGTGCGGAAATACCAAATGAAAAGCTCCAGAAGGAGGCATTGAACGGCTGCCGGAGATACCACGGCATCAGACGGAGCATAAACAGCAGTTGCAGGAGTCCGTAGCCAAACAGCAGTTTGGCGAAGGTATCCGCCTCTGCGCCGTTAACGCTGAGCCAGGCGCTACAGGCCACCAGCGCCGGCGCCAGCTGGATACCCAGCGAGGTCCGCATCGCGGCGGGCAGCTCGCCATGGCTGCGCAGTCGTTGCAGAATCACCGGCTCCAGGCTCAACCACGAGAAGATCCCGGCGCCGAGAAACACCAGCCCGGCGTCGTTAAAGCCGAGCGCCCCGCAGACCATCGCGCTGATGAAGTTGTTTGCCACCGTCGGTAAATAGAGTCCCGGCGTGGTGGCGTCACCCGGGTGTGTGCCGCGCCATAATCCGGCGCTCTGCCAGGCGGAATAGCTCAACTGGAGTACCACGCCAATGCCGAACAGCAGCAGCGAGAGCGGACGAAACCACGGCACGAAACCGATAGCCACCAGCATCGTGGTGGCGGGAAACAGGCTGACAAAACTGCTGGCCACCGGGTGGCGCATCTCCCGCAGCACACTCCCCGGAAAGCGAATCACCCGGGAGATAAACGCTATCGTCAGCAGCGCCCAAATCATCGTCGCCAGCGCCACCAGACCATCGCCGATAGCCCGACTCACCGGCCAGAGGGTGCTGGCATAGCGCCACGCGAAGCCCATGCCGATGGTGCCCAGCACCATGCCAAAATAGCCCGCAGGTAAATTCAGGACCTGCCGTTCGAGCGGGTTTTTATTCATTTTATTTATTTTTTTCAATTTATCTTTAAGTTGCATTTTAAAAGAACCTTATGCAACGCGCTACGGAGATTTTTGCTATGTTTGTGTTAACCAAAAGTAAAATGAAACCTTGATAAGAGAAGTCCTGATGAACAAATATCGTCTGAGCGACAAGGTTCGCCCGTTTCACTATGAAGAAGACGGGATTAAACATAGCGTAAATCTGCGGCAAATTGTGGCCCTGCGTGATTTCGCCGATGTGCAGGCCGGTAGCGAAGGCGGCTGGCTGGACGAGGAAACGGCGCTGAGTCAGGCGGGCAACTGCTGGATCTACGACCCCAACAGCGCGGTGTTTGCCGGGGCGCGGATTGAAGGCAACGCGCGTCTGACGGGAACCTGCGTCGTCAGCCACTCCGCTATTATCCGCGACGATGTATGGATCGACAGCGGCACCATCAGCCATCACGCCCTTATCTGTGACAACGTCACGCTTCAGGACTCCTGCGTTCGCGGCTTCTGCCGTCTGGCTGACCGGGCGCGCATTCTCCCCCACTGCCTGATTATCGCCGCCCAGGGGCTGACCGCCGACCGCGACAAGTTTCTGCAAATCTACCAGCGGGCGACGGTCAGCGCTTCGCGCATCGTTCATCAGGCGCAGATTTACGGTGATGCCTTCGTGGACCACGCCTTTGTGGAGCACCGGGCGGAAATCTTTGACTATGCGCGGCTGGAAGGTAACGAAGAGAACGATGTCTGGGTCTGCGATAACGCCAGAGTCTACGACCATGCGCGCCTTATCGCCGGACGCGCGGAGGATGCGATACCGACGCTACGCTACAGCGCGCAGGTGGCAGAGAATGCCGTGGTCGAGGGCAACTGCGTGCTCAAACATCGGGTGCTGATCGGCGGCCACGCGCGGCTGTGCGGCGGCCCTGTTCTGCTGGACGACGACGTACTGGTGCAGGGGAATGCCCACATCAGCGGCGATGTGGTGATCGAACATCAGATTGAAATTACCGACGACGCGCGGATTGAAGCGCTTAACGGCGAGGCGATTCATCTGCGCGGCCGCAAAGTGATCAACGGCGCGCAGCATATTACCCGCACGCCGCTGCTGGGGTCGCTGTAGCCCTTGCTGGCTAGCTAAAGTGCCGCGCGCCGGGCCGGGCCGGGAAACCAAATCATCAGGCCGTGGGGCTATCGATAATCCGTCCGTAGATATTCTGATCGTCATACGCGCCGTTCAGATACTCGGCCTGCTGCAGACAACCTTCAAGAGTAAAGCCATTGCGCAGCGCCACCTGATTGCTCTTGTGGTTAGCCACCCGGCATTTGATAACAAAACGCCGGACTTCGCCGCGGCGGGCGTAGTAATGCATAAACGCCTGCAGCGCCTGGGAAAGCAGCCCTTGCCCCTGGTGATCCTCA contains:
- the ydcK gene encoding YdcK family protein — encoded protein: MNKYRLSDKVRPFHYEEDGIKHSVNLRQIVALRDFADVQAGSEGGWLDEETALSQAGNCWIYDPNSAVFAGARIEGNARLTGTCVVSHSAIIRDDVWIDSGTISHHALICDNVTLQDSCVRGFCRLADRARILPHCLIIAAQGLTADRDKFLQIYQRATVSASRIVHQAQIYGDAFVDHAFVEHRAEIFDYARLEGNEENDVWVCDNARVYDHARLIAGRAEDAIPTLRYSAQVAENAVVEGNCVLKHRVLIGGHARLCGGPVLLDDDVLVQGNAHISGDVVIEHQIEITDDARIEALNGEAIHLRGRKVINGAQHITRTPLLGSL
- the tehB gene encoding tellurite resistance methyltransferase TehB, translated to MTIRDENYFTDKYGLTRTHSEVLYAATQVPPGTALDLGCGNGRNSLYLAANGFEVTAWDKNPMSIKNLENIRAQENLTNLQAAVKDLNSLSFDGEYDFILSTVVLMFLEAKTIPGLIANMQRCTRPGGYNLIVAAMDTDDYPCTVGFPFAFKPEELRRYYAGWSFLRYNEEVGELHRTDANGNRIKLRFATMLAQKPA
- the tehA gene encoding dicarboxylate transporter/tellurite-resistance protein TehA, which encodes MNKNPLERQVLNLPAGYFGMVLGTIGMGFAWRYASTLWPVSRAIGDGLVALATMIWALLTIAFISRVIRFPGSVLREMRHPVASSFVSLFPATTMLVAIGFVPWFRPLSLLLFGIGVVLQLSYSAWQSAGLWRGTHPGDATTPGLYLPTVANNFISAMVCGALGFNDAGLVFLGAGIFSWLSLEPVILQRLRSHGELPAAMRTSLGIQLAPALVACSAWLSVNGAEADTFAKLLFGYGLLQLLFMLRLMPWYLRQPFNASFWSFSFGISALASTGLHLGYSQPNGFFHYLSIPLFIFTNLIIGLLLLRTFLLLMRGKLLIRVDRATLFNTKDSP